One Rosa chinensis cultivar Old Blush chromosome 5, RchiOBHm-V2, whole genome shotgun sequence genomic region harbors:
- the LOC112201906 gene encoding PAP-specific phosphatase HAL2-like — MEDDKYAKELDVAVRVVHMACALCQRVQEGLVSASTDQVKSKDDDSPVTIADWSVQATVSWILSEFFGSQNVSIIAEEDVQTLSKADSVGLLQAVVNTVNECLAGAPKYGLKGPSKALTTSQILEAISQCNSVGGPKGRHWVLDPVDGTLGFVRGDQYAVALALIEDGKAVIGVLGCPNYPMKKELLNYHYQYHEAMSKSSPPSPDIWERGCVMYARKDSGEAWMQPPIHGDKKFEWPNSAKLIRVSSIDDPALATSCEPVEKANSNHSFTEELAHSVGLRKKPMRVYSMVKYAAIARGDAELFMKFARTGYKEKIWDHAAGVVIVEEAGGVVTDAGGRPLDFSKGPYLEGLDRGIIVCSGATLHEKIIDAVYASWDSSNL, encoded by the exons ATGGAGGACGATAAGTACGCTAAGGAGTTGGACGTGGCCGTTAGAGTGGTGCACATGGCTTGTGCTCTGTGTCAGAGAGTTCAAGAGGGTTTGGTTTCAGCTAGCACTGACCAGGTGAAGTCCAAAGACGATGATTCCCCTGTAACAATTGCAG ATTGGAGTGTCCAAGCCACTGTTAGCTGGATACTATCTGAATTCTTTGGGAGTCAAAATGTATCCATTATTGCTGAAGAAGATGTACAAACTCTCTCTAAGGCTGACTCAGTAGGTTTGCTGCAAGCTGTTGTGAATACTGTGAATGAATGCTTAGCTGGAGCACCTAAGTatggtcttaaaggtccatcAAAAGCCCTCACGACATCTCAAATTCTTGAGGCTATCAGCCAATGCAACTCAGTAGGAGGCCCCAAAGGAAGGCACTGGGTACTTGATCCTGTTGATGGAACGTTAGGGTTTGTGCGTGGGGATCAATATGCTGTAGCTCTAGCCTTGATTGAGGATGGAAAAGCTGTTATTGGGGTACTAGGGTGCCCTAATTACCCAATGAAAAAGGAATTGCTCAATTATCATTATCAGTACCATGAAGCCATGTCAAAGTCGTCTCCACCTTCTCCTGATATATGGGAAAGAGGTTGTGTGATGTATGCGAGAAAAGATAGTGGGGAGGCATGGATGCAGCCACCCATCCATGGAGATAAGAAGTTTGAGTGGCCAAATTCTGCTAAACTTATTCGGGTTTCTTCCATCGATGACCCAGCACTGGCTACTAGTTGTGAACCTGTGGAGAAAGCAAATTCAAACCACTCCTTCACAGAAGAGCTTGCTCACAGCGTAGGGCTAAG AAAGAAGCCCATGCGTGTCTATAGCATGGTGAAATATGCAGCCATAGCTCGGGGAGATGCTGAGCTGTTCATGAAGTTTGCAAGGACAGGGTACAAGGAGAAGATATGGGATCATGCTGCAGGTGTTGTCATTGTGGAAGAGGCTGGGGGTGTGGTCACTGATGCTGGAGGGCGGCCCCTGGACTTTTCAAAGGGACCATACTTAGAAGGCCTTGATAGAGGAATAATTGTTTGTTCTGGGGCCACACTGCATGAGAAAATCATTGATGCTGTTTATGCCAGCTGGGACTCTTCTAATTTATGA
- the LOC112164866 gene encoding trafficking protein particle complex II-specific subunit 130 homolog encodes MANYLAQFQTIKNSLDHLVIAVEDVSDLWPTVKKGFEEHLPFKRACLNNKTRNPVFVENFRAEFILTTDARLRSRFPQEQSLFWFREPYATAVLVTCEDLDEFKSILKPRLKLIVQNDEREWFIVFVSKAHPNNDQATKLANKVYAKLEVDFSSKKRERCCKFDLYSAEETFWEDLESKIMECIRNTLDRRAQFYEDEIRKLSEQRFMPVWNFCNFFILKESLAFMFEMAHLYEDSLREYDELEICYLETVEMTGKRRDFGGVDHGDDQASLLNSGNKPLTQIVQDDSFREFEFRQYLFACQSKLLFKLNRPYEVASRGYSFIISFSKALAVHENSLPFCMREVWVITACMSVVHATASHYKEGLAAADIEKEFYRLQGDLYSLCRVKFMRLAYLIGYGTNMERSPGNSASLSMLPWPKPAIWPSVPPDASSEVLAKEKIILQATPATKHFGIQRKPLPLEPSVLLREANRRRASLSAGNMFEMLDGRQALTDGSGSDASIKMPSLQKVQASVMSRTNSSPGMFEGSIDRPMRLAEIYVAAEHALQSTISNTDLWKSLSSTEEFEQKYLELTKGAADNYHRSWWKRHGVVLDGEIAAVLFKHGNFDLAAKSYEKVCALYAGEGWQDLLAEVLPNLAECQKTLNDQAGYLSSCVRLLSLDKGLFLTKERQAFQAEVVHLAHAEMKQPVPLDVSSLITFSGNPGPPLELCDGDPGTLCVTFWSGFPDDITLDSLNLTLNAIFNTDEVAKALWSSTAIVLKPGRNTVTLDLPPQKPGSYVLGVLTGQIGQLRFRSHSFSKGGPEDSEDFMSYEKPPRPVLKVSKARPLVDLAAAISTALLINETQWVGIIVRPINYSLKGAALYVDTGPGLKIEESHFIEMESYSDESNSSVEQLALSGDRVEFPDWASNLPSIVWIPIRAISETLARGSSSVAPQRQINLDGMRTIALKLEFGASHNQIFERTLAVHFTDPFHVSTRVADKCNDGTLLLQVILHSEVKATLTIYDAWLDLQDGFVNTGQSDGRPTSAYFPLVVSPNSRAGILFSICLGKTNSEDEAKVVQSDSILNIRYGISGDRTAGAHPPVAFGPEGAGQDLIFRSALVLQRPVLDPVLAVGFLPLPSSGLRVGQLVTMKWRVERLKDFEENELSHNNDEVLYEVNANTESWMVAGRKRGHVSLSAKQGSRIEISILCVPLVAGYVRPPQLGLPNVDESNISCNPAGPHLVCVLPPTLSSSFCIPA; translated from the exons ATGGCCAACTATCTCGCTCAATTCCAGACCATCAAGAATTCACTCGATCATCTCGTTATTGCTG TTGAAGATGTTAGTGATTTGTGGCCTACTGTCAAGAAGGGATTTGAGGAGCACTTGCCTTTCAAAAGAGCTTGTTTAAATAACAAGACCCGTAATCCTGTGTTTGTGGAGAATTTCCGTGCTGAATTCATATTAACAACAGATGCAAGACTTCGCAGCCGATTCCCACAGGAGCAGTCGTTGTTTTGGTTTCGGGAGCCATATGCAACTGCAGTCCTCGTCACCTGTGAG GATCTTGATGAATTCAAGTCCATTCTCAAACCACGGCTAAAACTAATTGTCCAAAATGATGAACGGGAATGGTTTATTGTTTTTGTATCCAAGGCACATCCAAACAATGATCAAGCCACCAAATTGGCAAATAAAGTATATGCCAAACTTGAAGTTGATTTTAGCTCCAAGAAGAGAGAAAG GTGCTGCAAATTCGACCTATATAGTGCTGAAGAAACCTTTTGGGAAGACTTGGAATCCAAGATAATGGAGTGCATCAGAAATACATTGGATAGACGTGCACAGTTTTATGAGGATGAGATACGCAAGCTCAGTGAACAACGCTTCATGCCAGTTTGGAATTTCTGcaacttttttattttgaag GAAAGCTTGGCTTTTATGTTTGAGATGGCTCAtctttatgaagattcactacGTGAATATGATGAGCTAGAAATTTGTTATTTGGAAACAG TTGAAATGACCGGAAAACGGAGGGACTTTGGTGGAGTTGACCACGGTGATGATCAAGCATCATTGCTTAATTCCGGAAACAAACCATTGACACAAATTGTTCAAGATGACTCATTTAGGGAATTCGAATTTAGACAGTATCTGTTTGCCTGTCAATCAAAG CTATTATTCAAGCTGAATCGCCCCTATGAGGTTGCGTCAAGGGGATACTCATTCATTATAAGCTTTTCAAAGGCGCTGGCTGTACATGAG AATAGCCTACCTTTTTGTATGCGTGAAGTTTGGGTTATAACAGCTTGCATGTCCGTAGTCCATGCAACTGCTTCACATTATAAGGAAGGACTTGCAGCAGCTGATATAGAAAAGGAGTTCTACCGCCTTCAAGGTGATCTTTACTCACTATGCAGGGTCAAG TTCATGAGGCTTGCGTATTTAATTGGATATGGCACAAATATGGAAAGAAGTCCTGGAAACAG TGCTTCACTCAGCATGCTACCTTGGCCCAAGCCAGCAATTTGGCCTTCAGTTCCACCTGATGCTTCTTCTGAGGTGCTAGCAAAAGAAAAG ATAATTCTACAGGCAACTCCAGCTACCAAGCACTTTGGTATTCAAAGAAAACCATTGCCTCTTGAACCTTCTGTACTACTGCGTGAGGCGAATCGGAggagagcttctctctctgcTGGAAATATGTTTGAAATGCTTGATGGTCGCCAAGCTTTGACTGATGG TTCAGGTTCAGATGCATCAATTAAGATGCCCTCATTACAAAAAGTACAAGCAAGTGTTATGTCGCGTACAAACTCTTCACCAGGAATGTTTGAGGGCTCAATTGATCGGCCCATGAGACTTGCAGAGATTTATGTTGCAGCTGAACATGCTCTGCAGAGTACAATTTCTAATACTGATCTATGGAAGTCTTTGTCATCTACAGAGGAGTTCGAG CAAAAATATTTGGAGCTGACTAAGGGTGCTGCGGACAATTACCATCGATCCTGGTGGAAAAGGCATGGAGTTGTCCTTGATGGAGAAATAGCAGCAGTCTTGTTTAAGCATGGAAACTTTGATCTAGCTGCAAAGTCATATGAAAAGGTCTGTGCTCTTTATGCGGGTGAAGGATGGCAAGATTTGTTGGCAGAAGTCCTGCCCAACTTAGCAGAGTGTCAGAAGACACTCAATGACCAAGCTGGCTATCTATCTTCTTGCGTGAGGCTTCTTTCATTGGATAAAGGCTTGTTTTTAACCAAAGAACGTCAGGCTTTTCAGGCTGAGGTTGTTCATCTTGCACATGCTGAAATGAAGCAACCTGTGCCACTGGATGTTTCATCATTAATTACATTCTCTGGTAATCCTGGGCCTCCGTTAGAATTATGTGATGGGGATCCTGGTACCCTATGTGTGACATTTTGGAGTGGCTTTCCTGATGACATAACTCTTGATTCCCTAAATCTCACATTGAATGCAATTTTCAATACTGATGAGGTTGCTAAG GCACTATGGAGCTCTACTGCTATTGTATTAAAGCCTGGTCGGAATACCGTTACTCTAGATTTACCACCCCAAAAACCAGGTTCATATGTTTTGGGGGTTCTTACCGGGCAGATTGGGCAGTTAAGATTCAGGTCTCATAGCTTTTCCAAAGGAGGCCCTGAAGACAGCGAGGATTTTATGAGTTATGAAAAGCCTCCTAGGCCAGTTTTAAAG GTTTCCAAAGCGCGACCTCTTGTTGATCTTGCTGCAGCTATTTCAACTGCCCTGCTTATAAATGAAACTCAATGGGTTGGGATTATAGTAAGGCCCATTAACTACTCCCTCAAAGGTGCTGCCTTGTATGTTGATACTGGTCCTGGCCTTAAAATTGAAGAGTCACATTTCATTGAGATGGAGAGCTACAGTGATGAATCAAATAGTTCGGTTGAGCAGTTGGCTCTTTCTGGTGATAGAGTAGAGTTTCCAGATTGGGCAAGTAATTTGCCATCTATTGTATGGATTCCAATTCGTGCTATCAGCGAAACACTTGCAAGAGGATCATCTTCAG TGGCTCCCCAAAGACAGATCAATTTGGATGGAATGAGGACAATAGCACTAAAACTTGAATTTGGAGCATCTCACAATCAGATTTTTGAGAG GACCCTAGCTGTGCATTTTACCGATCCTTTCCATGTGAGCACACGAGTTGCAGATAAATGCAATGATGGAACTTTGCTTCTACAG GTGATTTTGCACTCTGAAGTGAAAGCCACATTGACGATTTATGATGCTTGGCTTGATCTTCAAGATGGATTTGTTAATACTGGACAAAGTGATGGGAGACCAACTTCTGCCTACTTTCCACTCGTTGTTTCTCCAAATTCTAGAGCAGGAATATTATTCAGTATATGCTTAGGGAAGACAAATTCTGAAG ATGAAGCTAAGGTTGTTCAATCAGATAGTATACTAAATATTAGATATGGAATTTCTGGTGATAGAACAGCTGGAGCGCACCCACCTGTGGCTTTTGGGCCTGAGGGTGCTGGACAGGATCTGATTTTCAGGAGTGCTCTTGTTTTGCAAAGGCCTGTGCTTGATCCAGTCCTGGCCGTTGGTTTTCTTCCTCTCCCTTCTAGTGGCCTTAGGGTTGGCCAGCTAGTTACCATGAAATGGAGGGTTGAAAGATTAAAGGATTTTGAAGAGAATGAACTTTCCCATAACAAT GATGAGGTGTTATATGAAGTCAATGCAAACACTGAAAGTTGGATGGTTGCTGGGAGGAAAAGAGGGcatgtctctctctctgcaaagcAAG GTTCAAGGATAGAGATTTCAATACTATGTGTGCCTCTGGTGGCGGGATACGTTCGCCCCCCTCAACTTGGTTTGCCAAATGTTGATGAATCAAATATAAGTTGCAATCCTGCAGGGCCTCATTTGGTTTGTGTCTTGCCTCCAACTTTGAGTTCGTCTTTCTGCATTCCTGCATGA
- the LOC112166250 gene encoding uncharacterized protein LOC112166250, translated as MGKSGNRDWTQIYAIYGLDQWQTILFLLFHAVLFTILSLLYLTYFDPITLFFHRLLPIGSARFAAGFTGSVAALSALCLFFASFHFLHSSLPLHYDVVQRMVASVNDWSTVKHALDLGCGRGILLNAVATQLKKEGSSGRVVGLDRSKMTSLSTLRTAKLEGVGEYVTCREGDPRRLPFGDNYFDVVVSAVFVHTVGKEYGHRTVEASAERMRVVGEMVRVLKPGGSGVVWDLLHVPEYVRRLQELKMEDIRVSERVTAFMVSSQIVSFRKPSHHYFGLGEVRLDWRC; from the coding sequence ATGGGGAAATCAGGCAACAGAGACTGGACCCAGATCTACGCCATATACGGGCTCGACCAGTGGCAGACCATACTGTTCCTACTCTTCCACGCCGTGCTATTTACCATTTTGTCCCTCCTCTACCTCACATATTTCGACCCCATCACCCTCTTCTTCCACCGCCTCCTCCCCATCGGCTCCGCCCGCTTCGCCGCCGGATTCACCGGCTCCGTCGCCGCGCTCTCCGCCCTCTGCCTCTTCTTCGCCTCCTTCCACTTCCTCCACTCCTCCCTCCCCCTCCACTACGACGTCGTCCAGCGCATGGTCGCCTCCGTCAACGACTGGTCAACCGTCAAGCACGCCCTCGACCTCGGCTGCGGCCGCGGCATCCTCCTCAACGCCGTCGCCACCCAGCTCAAGAAGGAGGGCAGCTCGGGCCGGGTCGTCGGGTTGGACCGGTCCAAGATGACGAGCCTTTCCACCTTGCGGACCGCCAAGCTGGAAGGTGTCGGGGAGTACGTGACCTGCCGTGAGGGCGACCCCAGGAGATTGCCGTTCGGGGACAACTACTTCGACGTGGTGGTATCCGCTGTGTTCGTCCACACCGTAGGGAAGGAGTACGGGCATCGGACGGTGGAGGCTTCGGCCGAGAGGATGAGGGTGGTCGGTGAGATGGTCCGGGTCTTAAAGCCCGGTGGGTCCGGGGTGGTGTGGGACCTACTGCACGTTCCCGAATACGTGCGGAGGCTGCAGGAGCTGAAGATGGAGGACATTCGGGTCTCGGAGCGGGTCACGGCCTTCATGGTCAGCAGTCAAATCGTGTCCTTTCGGAAGCCCAGTCACCACTATTTTGGGCTCGGAGAGGTGAGGCTGGACTGGAGATGCTGA